In a single window of the Biomphalaria glabrata chromosome 5, xgBioGlab47.1, whole genome shotgun sequence genome:
- the LOC106064987 gene encoding S-methyl-5'-thioadenosine phosphorylase-like yields MSSVNKPIKIGIIGGSGLDDPNILDNRQEKYIDTPFGQPSDSLILGTIKGVDCVLLARHGRKHSLSPSLINYRANIWALHAAGCTHVVATTACGSLQENVHPGEIVLIDDFLDRTTKRVSTFFDGSSPEAPGVCHVPMNEPFNPLLRAILASSIKSLNYKFHERGTMITIEGPRFSTRAESRLWRQWRADVVNMSTVPEVVLAKEVGLLYASLALVTDYDSWRDDHEAVHVEMAVKTFKENAERACKILQLAIPKIAEENWDQEILKTLEIAKNSIMQ; encoded by the exons ATGTCTTCAGTCAACAAACCAATCAAG ATTGGTATAATTGGTGGATCTGGGCTAGATGATCCCAACATCCTGGATAATagacaagaaaaatatattgaCACTCCTTTTGGTCAG CCCTCTGACAGTCTTATTTTGGGCACAATTAAAGGAGTTGATTGTGTACTTCTTGCAAG GCATGGGAGAAAGCACAGCTTAAGTCCATCATTGATTAACTATAGAGCCAACATTTGGGCATTACATGCAGCGGGTTGCACCCATGTGGTGGCTACAACTGCTTGTGGCTCTTTGCAGGAAAATGTTCACCCTGGAGAAATAGTTCTCATTGATGATTTCCTTGACAG aaCTACCAAAAGagtttctacattttttgatgGGTCATCACCAGAAGCTCCAGGAGTTTGTCATGTTCCCATGAATGAACCTTTTAATCCTTTGTTAAGAGCA ATTTTAGCTTCCAgcatcaaatcattaaattataaatttcatGAAAGAGGGACAATGATAACAATAGAAGGTCCCAGGTTTTCCACTCGTGCTGAAAGTAGGTTATGGAGACAATGGCGTGCTGATGTAGTCAATATGAGCACCGTTCCAGAG GTTGTCTTAGCAAAAGAAGTTGGCTTATTGTATGCATCTCTTGCCCTGGTGACAGACTATGACAGTTGGAGAGATGATCATGAAGCT GTTCATGTTGAGATGGCTGTGAAAACATTCAAAGAAAATGCAGAAAGAGCTTGCAAAATTCTTCAATTGGCCATTCCTAAAATAGCTGAAGAAAACTGGGATCAAGAAATCCTAAAAACTTTG gaaATAGCTAAAAACTCTATTATGCAATAG